The window CGATGGCGACGGGCTGCGCCGGGCGTTGGCCCGCGTGCATCGGACCTATGCCGGAACGATCCAGGGGCGGCGCAAGCGCACCGGCCATTTCTGGCAGGGCAGGTTCGGCGCCGTCGTCATGGACGAGCAGCATCTCACGGCGGCGCTGCGCTACGTGTCGTTGAACCCGGTGCGGGCGCGCCTGGTGGCGCGGGCGCAGGACTGGCGCTGGTCGAGCGTGCGAGCGCATCTTCGCGGCAAGGACGACGGCGTCACGACGCTGGCGCCGGTGCGCGATCGCTTCCCGAATTTCGCCGATCTGCTGGCATCCGAACCGGAGGCCGACCTGTTCGCTTCGCTCCGCGCCGC of the Bradyrhizobium quebecense genome contains:
- a CDS encoding transposase → MARLARVVVPGHPHHVTQRGNGRAQTFFGDGDYALYRDLLGANCAAAGVEVWAWCLMPNHVHLILVPSDGDGLRRALARVHRTYAGTIQGRRKRTGHFWQGRFGAVVMDEQHLTAALRYVSLNPVRARLVARAQDWRWSSVRAHLRGKDDGVTTLAPVRDRFPNFADLLASEPEADLFASLRAAESVGRPLGDDRFLSRLERKTGRILKPGKRGPKPSAEDED